A single window of Nocardia sp. NBC_01327 DNA harbors:
- a CDS encoding SDR family NAD(P)-dependent oxidoreductase has translation MKNVAGKKVLVTGAAMGLGKSFAERAVREQAAHVVLWDINEQALKETAAELAALGSSSIHHYVVDVSDRDAIAEHGAAVREQVGDIDVLINNAGIVRGNGYFWETENKADIDKTMAINSLAPMYITLEFLPAMVKNSGEARVLNIASSAALVANPRMSVYAASKWAALGWSDSVRLELEQSGNEHVKFTTVCPTYINTGMFDGAKGFLFTPILEQEEVVNTSWEEMKKGAALVVLPWTSRLNRAISGLLPLKVRDFYLNSVGVYHSMDEFTGRK, from the coding sequence ATGAAGAACGTAGCGGGCAAGAAGGTCCTCGTCACGGGCGCCGCTATGGGCCTGGGCAAATCGTTCGCGGAGCGAGCGGTGCGCGAACAGGCCGCCCACGTGGTGCTCTGGGATATCAATGAGCAGGCGCTGAAGGAGACGGCCGCCGAGCTTGCGGCGTTGGGCAGCAGCAGCATTCACCACTATGTGGTCGACGTCTCCGACCGTGATGCCATTGCCGAGCACGGCGCGGCGGTGCGCGAGCAGGTCGGCGATATCGATGTGCTGATCAACAATGCGGGCATCGTGCGCGGCAACGGCTACTTCTGGGAGACCGAGAACAAGGCCGATATCGACAAGACCATGGCCATCAATTCCCTTGCGCCCATGTACATCACGCTGGAGTTCCTGCCGGCCATGGTGAAGAACTCCGGCGAGGCGCGGGTGCTGAACATCGCCTCCTCGGCGGCGCTGGTCGCGAATCCGCGCATGAGCGTGTACGCGGCCTCGAAGTGGGCGGCGCTGGGCTGGTCGGACTCGGTGCGGCTGGAGCTGGAGCAGTCCGGCAACGAGCACGTCAAGTTCACCACGGTCTGCCCGACCTACATCAATACCGGAATGTTCGACGGCGCCAAGGGCTTCCTGTTCACCCCCATCCTGGAGCAGGAGGAGGTCGTGAACACCTCCTGGGAGGAGATGAAGAAGGGTGCGGCGCTGGTGGTGCTGCCCTGGACCTCGCGGCTCAACCGCGCCATCTCCGGACTGCTGCCGCTGAAGGTGCGCGACTTCTACCTCAACAGCGTCGGCGTCTATCACTCCATGGACGAGTTCACCGGCCGCAAGTAG
- a CDS encoding succinic semialdehyde dehydrogenase: MSTAPQLAAADALPFDLVQRLLGHAVAGSAPSVEVFAPATGRKIVDLPQSSVADVETAFATARSAQQTWAKVPVGERAALLRRIHDLVLAEQDTILDIVQIETGKSRVHAFDEVSDVAVNTRFYAAEGKRILAHRKPRGVMPLLTQVEVRNRPKGVVAVISPWNYPLALGASDALPALLAGNAVIGRPDNQTALTLLWAIDIAERAGLPKGLWQAVLGRGAKLGPEVIARADYVDYTGSSATGRTIAQQAGERLIGYSLELGGKNPLLVLEDADVSAAAKIAVRACFASAGQLCESIERIYVHDKVYDQFVTEFVANTKKLTLGKTLDFDYEIGSLTFPRQIDTVSKHVDDAVAKGATVLAGGKARPELGPYFYEPTVLADVREGMTVFREETFGPVVSVYRVASDDEAVTQANDTAYGLNASVWSRNTDRGREIAARVNAGSVNVNEGFIAAWGSVAAPSGGLGISGTGRRHGPEGLLKYVDTQTIAVQRMLPIAPLPGMSEQLWAKTMTVYLGVMKSLRQK; the protein is encoded by the coding sequence ATGTCGACTGCCCCGCAGCTCGCCGCCGCCGATGCACTGCCGTTCGACCTGGTACAGCGACTGCTCGGCCATGCGGTCGCGGGCAGCGCGCCGTCGGTCGAGGTCTTCGCCCCGGCCACCGGCCGCAAGATCGTCGATCTGCCGCAGTCCTCGGTCGCCGATGTGGAGACCGCCTTCGCCACCGCGCGCAGCGCCCAGCAGACGTGGGCGAAGGTGCCGGTCGGGGAGCGCGCCGCACTGCTGCGCCGCATTCACGATCTGGTGCTCGCCGAGCAGGACACCATTCTCGATATCGTGCAGATCGAGACCGGCAAGTCGCGCGTGCACGCGTTCGACGAGGTCTCCGATGTCGCGGTCAATACCCGCTTCTACGCCGCCGAGGGCAAACGCATTCTCGCGCACCGCAAGCCGCGCGGCGTCATGCCGCTGCTGACCCAGGTCGAGGTTCGCAACCGGCCCAAGGGCGTGGTGGCCGTGATCTCGCCGTGGAACTATCCGCTCGCACTGGGCGCCTCGGATGCGCTGCCCGCACTGCTCGCGGGCAATGCCGTCATCGGCCGCCCCGACAATCAGACCGCGCTGACGCTGCTGTGGGCCATCGATATCGCCGAGCGCGCGGGACTGCCGAAGGGCCTGTGGCAGGCCGTCCTCGGCCGCGGCGCCAAGCTCGGCCCCGAGGTCATCGCTCGCGCCGATTACGTCGACTACACCGGTTCCAGCGCCACCGGCCGCACCATCGCGCAGCAGGCGGGTGAGCGGCTCATCGGCTACTCCCTCGAACTGGGCGGTAAGAACCCGCTGCTCGTGCTGGAGGACGCCGACGTCTCCGCCGCCGCCAAGATCGCGGTGCGCGCGTGCTTCGCCTCGGCTGGGCAGCTGTGCGAATCGATCGAGCGAATCTATGTGCACGACAAGGTGTATGACCAGTTCGTCACCGAATTCGTGGCCAATACCAAGAAGCTCACGCTCGGCAAGACCCTCGACTTCGACTACGAGATCGGTTCGCTGACCTTCCCGCGCCAGATCGACACTGTCAGTAAGCATGTCGACGATGCCGTCGCCAAGGGCGCGACCGTGCTCGCGGGCGGTAAGGCGCGCCCCGAACTGGGCCCGTACTTCTACGAGCCGACGGTTCTCGCGGATGTGCGCGAGGGGATGACGGTCTTCCGTGAGGAAACCTTCGGCCCGGTCGTCTCGGTGTACCGCGTCGCCAGCGATGACGAGGCCGTGACCCAGGCCAATGACACCGCCTACGGCCTCAATGCGAGTGTGTGGAGCCGGAATACGGACCGCGGACGCGAGATCGCCGCCCGCGTCAATGCCGGTTCGGTGAACGTCAACGAGGGCTTCATCGCCGCCTGGGGTTCGGTGGCCGCACCGTCCGGCGGGCTCGGCATCTCCGGCACCGGTCGCCGGCACGGTCCGGAGGGCCTGCTCAAGTACGTCGACACCCAGACCATCGCGGTGCAGCGCATGCTGCCCATCGCCCCGCTGCCCGGTATGTCGGAGCAGCTGTGGGCCAAGACCATGACGGTCTACCTGGGCGTCATGAAGTCATTGCGGCAGAAGTGA
- a CDS encoding TetR/AcrR family transcriptional regulator: protein MTTASTAARRGRPPQTAQQADQVRARIVLATADVFAEHGSRGLSVARIIDAAGLARPTFYRYFANAVEPLHAVLTLSNDDLVGGIRAALDRTEEPVQLGINMIEAYLYWASGHGPMLSPLFAELHDPGSPVSSYRERALDDIRELVRTKFVELSRPVPAPLDLDTALQTCEFVVYRISAGGEPGPETIAAARLTMIRSVLVTLGRREDVEYALTIPGLFAADS from the coding sequence ATGACAACGGCCTCCACGGCGGCCCGTCGCGGCCGCCCGCCGCAGACGGCGCAGCAGGCCGATCAGGTGCGCGCGCGAATCGTCCTGGCCACCGCCGACGTCTTCGCCGAACACGGTTCGCGCGGGCTCAGCGTCGCCCGCATCATCGATGCGGCCGGGCTGGCCCGGCCGACCTTCTACCGCTACTTCGCCAATGCCGTCGAACCCCTGCACGCGGTCCTGACCCTCTCCAACGACGATCTGGTCGGCGGCATTCGCGCCGCGCTCGATCGCACCGAAGAGCCGGTTCAACTGGGCATCAATATGATCGAGGCCTATCTCTACTGGGCGAGTGGCCACGGCCCGATGCTCTCCCCGCTCTTCGCGGAATTGCACGATCCCGGCTCGCCCGTCTCGTCCTATCGGGAGCGAGCCCTGGACGATATTCGCGAACTCGTTCGCACCAAGTTCGTCGAGCTGAGCCGACCGGTACCGGCTCCCCTGGATCTGGATACCGCCCTGCAAACCTGCGAATTCGTGGTCTACCGGATTTCCGCGGGCGGCGAACCCGGTCCCGAGACCATCGCGGCGGCCCGCCTCACCATGATTCGCAGCGTCCTGGTCACCCTCGGACGCCGCGAAGACGTCGAATACGCCCTGACAATTCCCGGGCTCTTCGCCGCCGACAGCTAG
- a CDS encoding flavin-containing monooxygenase, translated as MSGAAGHVDVLIVGAGLSGVGAAYHVQRAFPGRTYAILEMREAIGGTWDLFRYPGIRSDSDMYTLGYRFRPWLGDKAIADGGSILEYVRDTAAEGGIDKHIRYRHRVVSAEWSSVDARWTVTADHDGESVTMTANFLFSCSGYYRYDEGYTPDFAGMQRFRGPIVHPQHWPQQLEVAGKKVVIIGSGATAVTLGPALAEQGAHVVMLQRSPSYIISMPARDAIADRLRRILPARAAYGLARAKNVGFSTAMYQISQRYPKRMRAWIHGLQERWLPQGYDIDTHFTPTYDPWDQRLCLVPNGDLFRAIRHDTLEMVTDRIETFTETGLHLESGRDLEADIIITATGLNLVAFGDIALTVDGEPVELPNAMAYKAMMLSDVPNFAFIIGYTNASWTLKADLVCEYVVRLLRHMDTHDYAKATPIRDPSVGTAPFLDFEPGYVLRALDRLPKQGDRAPWKLHMNYLRDLPKLRYGKVTDPAMRFERASKPDRISSAP; from the coding sequence ATGAGCGGTGCGGCTGGGCATGTCGATGTGCTTATTGTGGGGGCCGGGCTCTCCGGGGTGGGGGCGGCCTATCACGTGCAGCGGGCGTTTCCGGGGCGCACGTATGCGATTCTGGAGATGCGGGAGGCGATCGGGGGGACGTGGGATCTGTTCCGCTATCCGGGGATTCGGTCCGATTCGGATATGTACACCCTCGGCTATCGGTTTCGGCCGTGGCTGGGGGATAAGGCCATTGCCGATGGCGGTTCGATACTCGAGTATGTGCGGGACACCGCCGCCGAGGGCGGGATCGACAAGCACATTCGGTACCGGCATCGAGTGGTGAGCGCCGAATGGTCGTCGGTGGACGCGCGGTGGACGGTGACCGCGGACCATGACGGCGAATCGGTGACCATGACCGCGAACTTCCTGTTCAGCTGTTCCGGCTACTACCGCTACGACGAGGGCTACACCCCGGATTTCGCCGGGATGCAGCGCTTTCGCGGGCCCATCGTGCATCCGCAGCACTGGCCGCAGCAGTTGGAGGTGGCGGGCAAGAAGGTTGTCATCATCGGCTCCGGCGCGACCGCGGTGACTCTCGGCCCGGCGCTGGCCGAACAGGGCGCGCACGTGGTCATGCTGCAGCGCTCACCGTCGTACATCATCTCCATGCCCGCACGGGATGCCATTGCCGATCGCCTGCGCCGCATCCTGCCCGCCCGTGCGGCTTACGGTTTGGCGCGAGCCAAGAACGTCGGCTTCAGCACCGCCATGTACCAGATCTCGCAGCGGTATCCGAAGCGTATGCGCGCCTGGATCCACGGTCTGCAAGAGCGTTGGCTCCCACAGGGTTACGACATCGACACGCATTTCACTCCGACCTACGACCCGTGGGATCAGCGACTGTGCCTGGTGCCCAACGGCGATCTGTTCCGGGCCATCCGGCACGACACGCTGGAGATGGTCACCGATCGGATAGAGACCTTCACCGAGACCGGCCTGCATCTGGAATCGGGCCGCGACCTCGAGGCCGATATCATCATCACCGCAACGGGTTTGAACCTCGTCGCCTTCGGCGATATCGCCCTGACGGTGGATGGCGAACCCGTCGAACTGCCGAATGCCATGGCGTACAAGGCCATGATGCTCTCCGACGTCCCCAATTTCGCCTTCATCATCGGCTACACCAACGCCTCCTGGACCCTCAAGGCAGATCTGGTGTGCGAGTACGTGGTTCGCCTGCTCCGTCACATGGACACACACGACTACGCCAAGGCCACCCCCATCCGCGACCCGTCGGTCGGCACCGCCCCGTTCCTGGATTTCGAGCCCGGCTATGTCCTGCGCGCCCTCGATCGCCTCCCCAAGCAGGGCGACCGCGCCCCCTGGAAACTGCATATGAACTACCTGCGCGACCTCCCGAAACTCCGCTACGGCAAGGTCACCGATCCGGCCATGCGCTTCGAGCGCGCGAGCAAACCTGATCGCATATCGAGCGCTCCGTAG
- the recD gene encoding exodeoxyribonuclease V subunit alpha: protein MTSIQLAQRGTGLLQTFNAAGVLSAADLHVAYRLGRLGQENSGAVLFATALAVRAVRSGSVCLEVRRMHEIGVDAEGAEESSIDPATLPWPDVDEVIAALRKSPLVCGSPAGPLRPLRLIDPPGSDAGPLLYLDRYYRQEETIRQALTERSTTQPMVDAELVRRELDRLFPGEGGPGEPPDRQRLAVALAATQWTTVVAGGPGTGKTHTIARVLALLVAHQQAMPGAPALRIALAAPTGKAAARLQESVREQAGDIGLPELTAATLHRLLGWQRGGASRFKHHEFNRLPYDVIVVDETSMVSLTMMSRLLPAVRPDARLVLVGDPDQLASVDAGAVLADLVAGPIAGQANPALDKILGGELRDTAGHPDALSVRERERLRGGIVRLTRGRRFGGRIAELAVAVRAGDADTAWELLVAGGTELTLHGPDDTAEVRADVLRAARAATDAAEAGDATAALTALESHRLLCAHRQGPYGVERWDRLAASWVVAAGISTDPGPGHWYPGQPLLVTANDHEARIYNGDTGVIVRAPDGTLRAALQRGTEPYLVHPTQFPGVTTVYAMTIHRSQGSQYDTVSVVLPGPESTLLTRELLYTAITRARRHVRVLGTEESIRAAIGRRVLRASGLRA from the coding sequence ATGACGTCGATTCAGTTGGCGCAGCGGGGGACCGGGCTGTTGCAGACGTTCAATGCGGCCGGGGTGTTGTCGGCGGCGGATCTGCATGTGGCGTATCGGCTCGGTCGGTTGGGGCAGGAGAATTCGGGGGCGGTGCTGTTCGCGACCGCGCTGGCCGTGCGTGCGGTGCGGTCGGGGTCGGTATGCCTGGAAGTGCGGCGGATGCACGAGATCGGCGTGGATGCTGAAGGGGCCGAGGAGTCCTCGATCGATCCGGCGACGCTGCCGTGGCCGGATGTGGACGAGGTGATCGCGGCGCTGCGCAAGAGTCCGCTGGTGTGCGGGAGTCCTGCCGGGCCGCTGCGGCCCTTGCGATTGATCGACCCGCCCGGATCGGACGCCGGTCCGCTGCTCTACCTGGATCGGTACTACCGGCAGGAGGAGACCATCCGGCAGGCGCTCACCGAGCGTTCCACCACCCAGCCCATGGTGGACGCGGAACTGGTTCGGCGCGAGCTGGATCGGCTGTTTCCCGGTGAGGGCGGGCCGGGGGAGCCGCCGGATCGGCAGCGGCTCGCGGTCGCGCTGGCGGCGACGCAGTGGACCACCGTGGTGGCGGGCGGGCCGGGCACCGGCAAGACCCACACCATCGCGCGCGTGCTGGCGCTGCTGGTGGCGCATCAGCAGGCGATGCCGGGTGCGCCCGCGCTGCGCATCGCATTGGCCGCACCCACCGGCAAAGCCGCTGCGCGACTGCAGGAGTCGGTGCGCGAGCAGGCCGGTGACATCGGACTGCCCGAGCTTACCGCCGCCACGCTGCACCGTCTGCTGGGCTGGCAGCGCGGTGGCGCGAGCCGGTTCAAGCACCACGAGTTCAACCGGCTGCCCTACGACGTCATCGTGGTGGACGAAACCTCCATGGTGTCCCTGACCATGATGAGCCGGCTGCTGCCCGCGGTCCGCCCCGATGCCCGCCTGGTACTGGTGGGCGACCCGGATCAGCTCGCCTCCGTCGACGCCGGTGCGGTGCTCGCCGACCTCGTCGCCGGACCGATTGCGGGCCAGGCGAATCCGGCCCTGGACAAGATCCTCGGCGGCGAATTGCGGGATACCGCAGGCCATCCTGATGCGCTGTCGGTCCGCGAGCGGGAACGACTGCGCGGCGGCATCGTTCGCCTCACCCGGGGCCGCCGCTTCGGCGGTCGCATTGCCGAACTCGCGGTGGCGGTGCGCGCCGGTGATGCGGATACCGCCTGGGAACTGCTCGTCGCCGGTGGGACCGAACTGACGCTGCACGGTCCGGACGACACGGCGGAGGTGCGCGCGGATGTGCTGCGGGCGGCGCGGGCCGCCACGGACGCGGCCGAGGCCGGTGATGCCACCGCCGCGCTCACGGCCCTCGAATCGCACCGCCTGCTCTGCGCACACCGCCAGGGCCCCTACGGTGTCGAACGCTGGGACCGCCTGGCCGCGAGCTGGGTGGTCGCCGCCGGCATCAGCACCGATCCCGGCCCCGGACACTGGTATCCGGGCCAGCCCCTGCTGGTCACCGCCAACGATCACGAGGCCCGCATCTACAACGGCGACACCGGCGTCATCGTCCGCGCCCCCGACGGCACCCTGCGCGCCGCCCTGCAACGCGGCACCGAGCCCTACCTGGTGCACCCCACCCAGTTCCCCGGCGTCACCACCGTCTACGCCATGACCATCCACCGCAGCCAGGGCAGCCAGTACGACACCGTCTCCGTAGTCCTCCCCGGCCCCGAATCCACCCTCCTCACCCGAGAACTCCTCTACACAGCCATAACCCGCGCCCGCCGCCACGTCCGAGTCCTCGGCACCGAAGAATCCATCCGCGCCGCCATCGGCCGCCGAGTCCTCCGAGCCAGCGGCCTCCGCGCCTGA
- a CDS encoding UvrD-helicase domain-containing protein yields the protein MGEGLWAAAELSGAAEGSASSNTDAVDGDTGDGFQLTGPLPVGTTVLEASAGTGKTYAIVGLAVRFVAEAGVDISQLLLVTFSRAATQELRERTRDRFVSVAAALADPERAQAQGDELIRHLAQANPGEVAARRERLLAALSDFDAGTIATTHSFCQRMLDELGLAGEQDPGVRLVENVDEVVSTVADDLYLSRYARDIPPFSPADAQRLAAAAVGDGAAMLVPEAESEDDPAGERVSFAKAARAETARRKQLSGLRDFDDLLVLLHEVLADPEHGPRACRRIRDRFQVALVDEFQDTDPLQWDILRRAFHGHTTLVLVGDPKQAIYAFRGAEVLSYLDAVAHADSRRELTTNRRSDAGLLTALEHLHGGAALGHKEITVHAVAATRPYTRLSGTPESVTPFRLRCLPRTGAGPLNRSGYPTVGRQRERIATDVAADIVRLLESGTRIEAGTAGERPLGPGDIAILVRNRNQLDLVRKELELAGVASVLAGGASVFGTPSATEWLWVLHALEQPHRADRVRLAAGTALLGIAADEIDSGGADLVGRLSAELRDSARLFARAGFAAVFEKMSAETRLAPRLLALEGGERQLTDLRHIAQLLDDAALREGLGLSALTRWLGDRVRDPASGSVADRSRRLDRDAAAVQLATVHASKGLEFPVVYLPFAWDAAKLRNPPTLLFHDEQGRRVLDVGGPDASGYGTRKPRAEAEEAAEELRLLYVALTRAGAQVVAWWAPAFDTQTAPLHRMILGREPGSPAVADKVAVPADSVVLKRISEWASTAEPGVIAVEPVHEIRRARLRRDHAASLPEALAVAHFDRTLDQEWRRTSYSALTAGAHDAMPAGDQPDGGGVSDEPETPSVLEDTVDVFATAAPSLMNTLPYGAEFGTLVHEILEYVDTDAADLPAEMRARCRHAVAEQMFDADPEVLADALLAVMHTPIGFGSLAQISARDRLSELDFELPLAGGDNPTPTRVTVRRIAELLRRHLPADDVFAPYADQLAHLEDTPLRGYLTGSIDAVLRTPGTSFVVVDYKTNRLGQGDLTVAHYTHERMAAEMMRSHYPLQAILYSAALHRYLRWRLPDYNPAQHLGGIRYLFVRGMIGPDTPDGCGVFDWKPPPALVEDLSLLLAGELTNPEADR from the coding sequence ATGGGTGAGGGACTCTGGGCAGCAGCGGAATTGTCCGGAGCGGCCGAAGGCTCGGCGAGTTCGAATACCGATGCCGTGGACGGCGATACGGGCGACGGATTCCAGCTGACCGGGCCGTTGCCGGTGGGGACGACGGTGCTGGAGGCGAGTGCGGGGACGGGGAAGACGTATGCCATCGTCGGGCTGGCCGTGCGGTTCGTGGCCGAGGCCGGGGTGGATATCTCGCAGTTGCTGCTGGTGACGTTCAGCCGGGCGGCCACGCAGGAGTTGCGGGAGCGGACGCGGGATCGGTTCGTCTCGGTGGCGGCGGCGCTGGCCGATCCGGAGCGGGCGCAGGCGCAGGGTGATGAGCTGATTCGGCATCTGGCGCAGGCGAATCCGGGGGAGGTGGCGGCGCGGCGGGAGCGGTTGCTGGCGGCGCTGTCGGATTTCGATGCCGGGACCATCGCGACCACACACAGTTTCTGTCAGCGCATGCTGGACGAGCTGGGACTCGCGGGGGAGCAGGACCCGGGCGTGCGGTTGGTGGAGAACGTCGATGAGGTGGTGTCCACCGTCGCCGATGATCTGTATCTGAGCCGGTACGCGCGGGACATCCCGCCGTTCAGTCCCGCCGATGCGCAGCGATTGGCCGCCGCGGCGGTGGGGGACGGGGCCGCCATGCTGGTTCCGGAGGCCGAGTCCGAGGACGATCCGGCGGGGGAGCGGGTGTCGTTCGCGAAGGCGGCGCGCGCGGAAACCGCTCGGCGCAAACAGCTTTCGGGTCTGCGGGATTTCGACGATCTGCTGGTGCTGCTGCACGAGGTGCTGGCCGATCCGGAGCACGGGCCGCGCGCCTGTCGGCGCATTCGGGACCGGTTCCAGGTGGCGCTGGTCGATGAATTCCAGGACACCGATCCACTGCAGTGGGACATTCTGCGGCGCGCGTTCCACGGGCACACCACACTGGTCCTGGTCGGCGATCCCAAGCAGGCGATCTACGCCTTCCGCGGTGCGGAGGTGCTCAGTTATCTGGATGCGGTGGCGCACGCCGACTCCCGGCGTGAGCTCACCACCAATCGGCGCAGTGATGCCGGACTGCTCACCGCGCTGGAACACCTGCACGGCGGTGCGGCGCTGGGGCACAAGGAAATCACCGTGCACGCGGTGGCCGCGACCCGCCCCTACACGCGGCTGTCCGGAACTCCCGAATCGGTGACGCCCTTCCGGCTGCGGTGTCTTCCGCGCACCGGTGCGGGACCGCTGAACCGCTCCGGCTATCCGACCGTCGGGCGGCAGCGGGAGCGCATTGCCACCGATGTCGCCGCGGATATCGTGCGCCTGCTGGAATCGGGGACGCGTATCGAGGCCGGGACCGCGGGCGAAAGGCCGCTCGGGCCCGGCGATATCGCGATCCTGGTGCGCAATCGCAATCAGCTCGACCTGGTGCGCAAGGAACTGGAACTGGCCGGGGTGGCCTCGGTGCTGGCGGGCGGTGCGAGCGTCTTCGGTACACCGTCGGCCACCGAATGGCTGTGGGTGCTGCACGCTTTGGAGCAACCGCACCGCGCCGATCGGGTGCGCCTGGCAGCCGGTACCGCGCTGCTCGGGATCGCCGCCGACGAGATCGATTCCGGCGGAGCGGATCTCGTCGGACGCCTGAGCGCCGAATTACGGGACTCGGCACGGCTTTTCGCCCGTGCCGGATTCGCCGCCGTCTTCGAGAAGATGAGCGCCGAAACCCGGCTGGCGCCGCGACTGCTCGCCCTGGAGGGCGGGGAGCGGCAGCTCACCGACCTGCGCCACATCGCCCAACTGCTCGATGATGCCGCGCTGCGTGAGGGTTTGGGTCTGAGCGCGCTGACCCGCTGGCTGGGTGATCGGGTGCGCGATCCCGCCTCCGGCAGCGTCGCCGATCGCAGCCGCAGGCTGGACCGCGATGCCGCGGCCGTGCAGCTCGCCACCGTGCATGCCAGTAAGGGTCTCGAATTCCCGGTCGTCTACCTGCCTTTCGCCTGGGACGCCGCGAAGCTGCGCAATCCGCCGACCCTGCTCTTCCACGATGAGCAGGGCCGCCGCGTCCTCGATGTGGGTGGCCCGGACGCTTCCGGTTACGGCACCCGCAAGCCGCGTGCCGAGGCCGAGGAGGCCGCCGAGGAGCTGCGCCTGCTGTACGTGGCGCTCACCCGCGCGGGCGCGCAGGTGGTGGCCTGGTGGGCGCCCGCCTTCGATACGCAGACCGCGCCGCTGCACCGGATGATCCTGGGCCGTGAGCCCGGCAGTCCGGCCGTGGCGGACAAGGTCGCGGTGCCCGCTGATTCGGTGGTGCTCAAACGCATTTCGGAATGGGCGTCGACTGCCGAACCCGGTGTGATCGCCGTCGAGCCGGTGCACGAGATCAGGCGGGCCCGGCTGCGGCGCGACCATGCGGCATCGCTGCCCGAAGCGCTGGCCGTCGCGCATTTCGACCGCACGCTGGATCAGGAATGGCGGCGTACCTCGTACTCGGCGCTGACCGCCGGTGCGCACGATGCCATGCCCGCCGGAGATCAGCCCGACGGTGGCGGGGTCAGCGACGAGCCCGAGACCCCGAGCGTGCTCGAGGACACCGTCGACGTATTCGCCACGGCCGCACCGTCTCTCATGAATACACTGCCCTACGGTGCGGAATTCGGCACGCTCGTGCACGAAATCCTGGAGTACGTCGATACCGACGCCGCCGATCTGCCCGCCGAGATGCGGGCCCGCTGCCGGCATGCCGTCGCCGAGCAGATGTTCGACGCCGATCCGGAGGTGCTCGCCGACGCACTGCTCGCGGTCATGCACACCCCGATCGGATTCGGTTCCCTGGCACAGATTTCCGCCCGCGACCGGCTCAGCGAACTCGATTTCGAATTGCCCCTCGCCGGTGGCGACAATCCCACCCCGACCCGGGTGACGGTGCGCCGCATTGCCGAACTGCTGCGCCGCCATCTCCCCGCCGACGATGTCTTCGCCCCCTACGCCGACCAACTCGCGCACCTCGAGGACACCCCGCTGCGCGGCTACCTCACCGGCAGTATCGACGCCGTATTGCGCACCCCCGGAACGTCTTTCGTCGTGGTCGACTACAAGACCAACCGCCTCGGCCAAGGCGACCTCACCGTCGCCCACTACACCCACGAGCGCATGGCCGCCGAAATGATGCGCTCCCACTACCCGCTCCAGGCGATCCTGTATTCCGCAGCCCTGCACCGCTACCTGCGCTGGCGCCTCCCCGACTACAACCCCGCCCAGCACCTCGGCGGCATCCGCTACCTCTTCGTCCGAGGCATGATCGGCCCCGACACCCCGGACGGCTGCGGCGTCTTCGACTGGAAGCCGCCCCCCGCCCTCGTCGAGGACCTGTCCCTCCTGCTCGCAGGCGAACTGACGAACCCGGAGGCAGACCGTTGA